A section of the Anaerolineales bacterium genome encodes:
- a CDS encoding DinB family protein, whose protein sequence is MERIEDLRSQISGLVAELPAEALNWRPFEGKDDRATNSLAVLVAHSTGAEHFWISEVVGGRPATRDREAEFATLAASSAEIIRLLENTALETTEVFLTLKDTDLEDTRQTAGRTVPVRWCLLHVIDHTSLHLGHMQVTFQLWAGGRSIPSPLWFERLPHPPENERRSTHGMTDSPGDESL, encoded by the coding sequence TTGGAACGAATTGAAGATCTGCGCAGCCAGATTTCCGGCCTGGTTGCCGAATTGCCCGCAGAAGCCCTGAATTGGCGGCCCTTCGAAGGAAAAGATGATCGCGCCACAAACTCCCTGGCTGTTTTGGTCGCCCACAGCACGGGTGCGGAGCATTTCTGGATCTCGGAAGTGGTCGGCGGTCGCCCGGCGACCCGCGACCGGGAGGCGGAGTTTGCCACGCTGGCGGCCTCCTCGGCGGAGATCATCCGGCTGCTGGAGAACACGGCGCTGGAGACAACGGAAGTCTTCCTGACGCTGAAGGACACCGATCTAGAGGACACGCGTCAGACCGCAGGCCGCACGGTCCCCGTGCGTTGGTGCCTTCTGCATGTGATCGACCATACCTCCCTTCACCTGGGGCACATGCAGGTCACCTTCCAGCTATGGGCAGGCGGCCGTAGCATTCCGTCGCCGCTCTGGTTTGAGCGTCTGCCTCACCCTCCTGAGAACGAGCGGAGATCCACTCACGGCATGACCGATAGCCCAGGAGATGAAAGTCTATGA